The genome window ATGGCGTCACGAGACTCTCAGGCGAAGCGGGACCAGCACTCCTACCTCCCACTCCGGGAACACCAGTTCGCGCTGACGGCCGGGGCGCGCCTCCTCGAGGTCCCCTCGGCCGATCCGCTCGCGCTCGTGACGGTCTTCGGGGGGCTGGGGAGCGGGAAGTCGCACCTCTGCCGGCACCTGGTGGCCGAGGCGCTCGAGCGGCGGCCCGACTGGAAGACACAGATCGTCTCCATCGACGAGCTGACACGGCAGCTCCACAGCGCCTCGACGCAGGGGCGGATCCGCGCCCTCCAGCATCGCCTGCGGACCGAGACGGACCTCCTCGTCATTGAGGACCTGCACCACCTGGCCACCCGCCGCGAGACGCAGCAGCAGATCGTGGCGCTGCTCGACGAGCGGCATCTCCATCACCGGCCGACGCTCCTGACGTCGCGCGATTCGCCGGGGGAGATTGGCGGGCTCTCGTCCCGGATCGTCAGTCGATGTCACGGCGGCGTGCTGGCCGAGCTTCCGCCACCGGGACTCGCGAGCCGCAAGCGGCTCGTCGCGCACTTCGCCGACGCCAACCAGATCCCCCTTCCACAACCCCTCGTCGAGATGCTCGCCCAGCCGGCGGGCGTTCTGCCAGGGGAACTCCTGCACGACATTGTCGACCTGCGGCAGATCGCCCAGCGGCGACGGATCTCGATCGACGAGGCTCTCGTCCGGGAGGTGCTGGCGCGGTCGCACGACGGGCCGGTCACGATTGCCGAGATCACCCGGCTCGTGGCCCGGGAGTTCGCGGCCCGGGTGAGCGACCTGCGGTCCGCGGGGCGGTCGCAAGGAGTCGTTCTTCCGCGGCAGATCGCCATGTTCCTGGCCAGGGAACTGCTGGGCGGGGGAGCGGAGTACAAGGCGATCGGGGCGTATTTCGGCGGCCGCAACCACGCCACGGTGATTCACGCCTGCGAAAAGATCCGCGAGCTGCTGAAATCGGACGCCGACACCGCGGCCCGGGTAACGCGGATCCGCGAGGCGCTGCGGCGTTAGCTGCGTGCCTCTGGGTTAAACACCAAGACACCAAGGAGGCACGAAGAGCACCAAGGTCTGATCCCCCGATCGCCCCTTCTTTGTGTCCTTGGTGCGATCTTGGTGTCTTGGTGTTTAACTCTTCTGTCCCGAGTCAGGAGGAGGCCGCGGTGAACGTCGCCGCAAGCGGCGTGAACTTCCAGAAGAGGTACGCGACCGGGCCTGCGTAGACGATGCTGTCGAGCAGGTCGAGGATTCCGCCGAAGCCCGGGAAGAGCGAGCCGGCATCCTTCTTTCCGACATCCCGCTTGATGAGCGACTCGCACAGATCGCCGACAAGGCCCACGACCCCCATCACCAACCCGTAGGTCAGACTGAGGACCGCGGGGACCGGGCCGAAGCCGCTGTTGAACAGCGGGGGGACCCAGGTGAGCCAGGCCCAGGTCGCGATCGTCGCCGTGGCGCAGGCCCCGATCCCGCCGGCCCATGTCTTGCCGGGACTGAGGACGGGGGCCAGCTTTCTCCGGCCGAAGATCCTTCCGATCGTATAGCCGCCGATGTCTCCCCCCTTCACGGCGATCAGGAGCGAGCCGAGCACGAGATACCCCGCCTGCTCACCCGCCACCCAGCGGAGCTGCGCCGTCGCCCCCAGCAGCATTCCCGCATAGCTGAAGATGAACAGGTCCGCGCCAAGGTTCTCCGTCGTCCCTCCTGGCTCACGGAATTTCATCGCCTGGCGAAAGAGCTCGGCACAGACGAGGAGGCTGTACGTCAGCCCCAGCGGGCCGAACTCCGCCATCGCCTGATCGGTTGAGCCCCCCGACCAATGGGGCCACCAGGCGGCGAGGATCAGCAGCACCGTCCCGGTCAGAAGGAATGACTTCCGCGGCCGCAGTCCGCGGACCTGGAAGAGCTTGTGCAGCTCCCAGACGCTGCGGGTGGCGAGGAAGATGCACAGCACTGCCAGGACGGGGGCTGAGCTTCCGATCTGCGAGTCGAGGTAGAACAGCGCCAGCAGGAGAGGGACCAGAACCAGCGAGATGCCGATGCGCCACGCCAACATGGATTTTGGTCTTCCTCGGTTCGACTCGGTCTCACTTCGACTCGTTCAGCCCGCCGAACCGGCGTTGGCGCTGGCCGTATTCCCGAAGGGCCGCATACAGCTGCGCTTCGCGGAAATCCGGCCACGGATCGCTCGTGACCCACAACTCGGAATAACTGATCTGCCACAGGAGGAAGTTGCTGATCCGCATCTCCCCCGCCGTCCGGATCACAAGGTCCGGATCGGGCATACCCGCCGTATAGAGATGATCGGAGATCGTCGCCTCCTCGATCTCCGACGGTGAGAGTTCTCCCCGCGCCGCCTTGGAGGCGATGTCCCGCACCGCCTCGACCATTTCCATCCGGGCGCCGTAATCCAGGGCCAGGCAGAGCGTGAGGCCCTGGTTGTCGCGACTCATCTCGATGGTCTGGTCGACCTCGCTCCGGATCGCCGGGCTCAGCCGGTCGCGGCGGCCGATCGTGGTGAAGCGGATGTCCTGCCGCATGATCTCGTTCCGCTCGGCAACGACGTACCACCGCAGCAGGTTCATCAGCAGGTCGAGCTCGAGCGGCGGACGCTTCCAGTTCTCGCTGCTGAAGCAGTAGAGCGTGAGCTGGTCCAGGGAGAGCCGGCCGCACTCCTCAACGACGCGCCGCACACTCTCGACACCCCGTCGGTGTCCCTCGATCCGGGGGAGTCCCCGCTGCTGCGCCCAGCGGCCGTTGCCGTCCATGATGATGGCGACGTGCCGCGGGAGACGTTCCGACTGCAGTCCCCGCTGGGTCAGTTCCTCGGGCGTGTAGGGGATCGAAGCGGACACAGAACTCCAAGCCTGACACCACGCGGTCGTTGGGGAGAGTTTTCGCTCAGGTTACTCGGGAACGGCGCCGGGGGCGACGATCGGCAGTTCGGAATCGGAATGCTGGCGGGGCCGGTTGAGGACCACTTCGCGATACCGCGGGGTTGCGTCGGGTGAAGCGATCGCGAGACGGATCTCCTCGGACGACACCGAGACGACGCGAACGATGACGTCATCGAGAATGACCGCCTCGTCGATGCCGCGTTCCACGATCCACATGTTGACCTCTTTGAGCGCTGAAGAGAGGAGTGCGCGGGGACCTGAGGGGCAACAGCCGAAGAACTCCGGCATGCTGCGTCCGCGGCGCGTCCTTGCGCTCTTCCCGGCGACATTTCGCCGGGGCTCCGCTGTCCCGTCTGCGATGGGAAGCCCGCATTGTGATCGGTCCGCGAGGTGTTCTCAACGGACGGCGACGATGTTCTGTGGGAATGCGTCGGGTGTGTTGCTCGAACGACGTCGTTGCCGGCACGACGTGATAGCTCAAGCCCAACATGCCACGGCAGCCGGGGTCAAGGGGGCACCCCTTGCCGCCGGAGGCACTCCTGTGAGGAACCGTGGTAAACAACGGATGCCCCCCTTCGTGGCGCCGGCGTTGAGGACCACCGCTCGCTTTGCAATCCCCACGGGTTGGTAAGCGGGAGTACGACACGTCGTCCGCGGTTGGACACCCACTCCTTCAGACAGTTCTCGACGGCCAGGCCTCCGGCGGGCAAGTGGGCGTTGCCCCCTTGCATCCCCCACCAGGGGCGAGCCACTGGATCTCGGTAGACCGAGGACATCGTGTTCCGCTTTGATGGAGATCGCATGGAAAGTTCTCCCCAAACGTTGTACCGTGGGGTCAGCCCATGCATCCCCTGCCCTGAACATGAAACGTCCCCGCCTGATCGCCGTCGTTCCGACCCTGCTCACACTCGGTAACGCGGCGTGCGGCTTCGGCGCGATCACGCTCGCCGCCAAGCTCGGGCCGGGACTCGTCGACGGCCAGCAGAACCTGCTCTTCTACGCCTCGCTGCTCATCTTCGGCGGGATGATCTTCGACATGCTCGACGGGAGCGCCGCGCGGCTCACCGGACAGACGAGCGAGATCGGAGCCCAGCTCGACAGCCTCTGCGACGCCGTGACCTTCGGCGTCGCCCCCGCCTTCATCATGCTCCAGTTCGTCGAGCATGCCCTCGACGGTTACGAAGGTCCATTCTTCTATCCCAAGCGGATGGTCTGGACAATCGCCTGCCTCTACGCCCTGTGCGCGATCATGCGGCTGGCGCGGTTCAACGTCGAGACCGACGACGACGACACCCACGAAGAATTCAGCGGCCTCCCCTCCCCCGCGGCAGCGGGAACGGTCGCCGCGTTCCCCCTGGCGATGCCCGAGCTCGGCAAGATCGCCTCCAAGTCCGGCGAATGGGCGGCGGCGATCAACGGCACCGTCATCCCGGCCGTTCGGCTCGTCGTCCCGCTCGTGACGCTGGCGGTCGCGGCTCTCATGGTCTCCCGGGTCCGCTATCCCCACTTCTTCACACAGCTCTTCCGCGGACGCAAGCCGCGGCGAACGCTGCTCCAGGTGGTCTTCGGGGTCGCGGCGCTCTTCTGGGTCCATGAGCTGGCGCTGCCGATCGTCTTCTGCTGGTTCGCGCTCGCCTCGCCCGCCAAGGCGCTCTGGTTCGAGCTCGTTCCGCGCCGGGCCGCCCCGGCTCCCACACCCACGGGACACTCTCCCGAATCGACGAACGTCGCCTGATCGGTCCGCTGCGAGGAGTTTTGTTTGTCGATTCTTGTGACGTGCGGCCACTGCTCCAAAAACTACGAAGTTCCGGACGAGTTCGCGGGCAGGGAGTTCCGCTGCCGTGACTGCGGAGGGGCCGTGACCATCCCCGGCGCCGCGCCGGCCTCCGTGGCCGCGACAACCGCCCTCCCAGCGGCGGGGCCAGTTCTCGTGGACCAGCCCGCCATTGTTGAGAGCAAGGAGGCAGTTCGTCCGGAGGGCGAGCCGCGTCCCGAAGTGACGAAGCAGCGAACGGTCACATCGTCCCGGACAACGGCTGCTGCCGCCGCGCGGATGCGGGAGATGCCGTCGACGATCCTGCTGGCGGTCGTTCTGAGCGGGATCCATCTCCTCGAAGATCTGTTCCTGATCGTCGTCGGTCTCAGCCTCGGCCGCGAGGCGATCGGCACCGCCGCTGTGGTCCTGCTGGCTGCCGGGACGCGGCTCGGCGTCGAGATCTACGTCCTCTCGGGGCTGTTTCAGCGCCGACGGATCGCCCGCCTGCTGTTCCTGGTTCTCTCGGCTGTCGGACTCGGAAGCCAGATCTGGCTGGCGGTCTCGATG of Planctomyces sp. SH-PL14 contains these proteins:
- a CDS encoding phosphatidate cytidylyltransferase; the encoded protein is MLAWRIGISLVLVPLLLALFYLDSQIGSSAPVLAVLCIFLATRSVWELHKLFQVRGLRPRKSFLLTGTVLLILAAWWPHWSGGSTDQAMAEFGPLGLTYSLLVCAELFRQAMKFREPGGTTENLGADLFIFSYAGMLLGATAQLRWVAGEQAGYLVLGSLLIAVKGGDIGGYTIGRIFGRRKLAPVLSPGKTWAGGIGACATATIATWAWLTWVPPLFNSGFGPVPAVLSLTYGLVMGVVGLVGDLCESLIKRDVGKKDAGSLFPGFGGILDLLDSIVYAGPVAYLFWKFTPLAATFTAASS
- a CDS encoding CDP-alcohol phosphatidyltransferase family protein, yielding MKRPRLIAVVPTLLTLGNAACGFGAITLAAKLGPGLVDGQQNLLFYASLLIFGGMIFDMLDGSAARLTGQTSEIGAQLDSLCDAVTFGVAPAFIMLQFVEHALDGYEGPFFYPKRMVWTIACLYALCAIMRLARFNVETDDDDTHEEFSGLPSPAAAGTVAAFPLAMPELGKIASKSGEWAAAINGTVIPAVRLVVPLVTLAVAALMVSRVRYPHFFTQLFRGRKPRRTLLQVVFGVAALFWVHELALPIVFCWFALASPAKALWFELVPRRAAPAPTPTGHSPESTNVA
- a CDS encoding helix-turn-helix domain-containing protein, which encodes MASRDSQAKRDQHSYLPLREHQFALTAGARLLEVPSADPLALVTVFGGLGSGKSHLCRHLVAEALERRPDWKTQIVSIDELTRQLHSASTQGRIRALQHRLRTETDLLVIEDLHHLATRRETQQQIVALLDERHLHHRPTLLTSRDSPGEIGGLSSRIVSRCHGGVLAELPPPGLASRKRLVAHFADANQIPLPQPLVEMLAQPAGVLPGELLHDIVDLRQIAQRRRISIDEALVREVLARSHDGPVTIAEITRLVAREFAARVSDLRSAGRSQGVVLPRQIAMFLARELLGGGAEYKAIGAYFGGRNHATVIHACEKIRELLKSDADTAARVTRIREALRR
- a CDS encoding carbon storage regulator: MWIVERGIDEAVILDDVIVRVVSVSSEEIRLAIASPDATPRYREVVLNRPRQHSDSELPIVAPGAVPE
- a CDS encoding isoprenyl transferase translates to MSASIPYTPEELTQRGLQSERLPRHVAIIMDGNGRWAQQRGLPRIEGHRRGVESVRRVVEECGRLSLDQLTLYCFSSENWKRPPLELDLLMNLLRWYVVAERNEIMRQDIRFTTIGRRDRLSPAIRSEVDQTIEMSRDNQGLTLCLALDYGARMEMVEAVRDIASKAARGELSPSEIEEATISDHLYTAGMPDPDLVIRTAGEMRISNFLLWQISYSELWVTSDPWPDFREAQLYAALREYGQRQRRFGGLNESK